TATTTTGACAGTCAACAAAGTTGCCATTTAGTTAGACAGTGCATAAGAAATGAAATTATTACTAACTTTGCACTATATGGGCAAGTATACATTGACGGGGTTGATGCAACAATCACTCGTATTAGATGGAATGATTCAGTATGTACCGAAGCACATTGGATGTTTGTTTGGGATGACTTGTATCCGATTGCAACTAGGGTTATAAATGAGCCATGtcgctcatgagcagctcggtggtcggctcgataaaagctcggttcGGCTCAGCTTGATTTTTAAACGAGCCGCTTGTGAGTACGATTTACTGGCTTGTttcgtaaatgagccgagcttaAGCAACCCaaaactcggctcgaaagctcgcaaGTAGGCTTGATTATAGGCTCGTGAACAAACTCGATAAAAGCTCATGAAGAAACTCAATAAAAGCTCGTGAATAATACAAATTATGTTTACAtacaataaaaattataatttaaggcccataaaattaattagaaatcTGTGGCCCATGATGAGGTTAGAGATAGACAGGGTTAGATCCATTGTTTTTAGTTTATCAAAACAATTTATTCTTTGTTTTACAGCAACCCTTACAACAACtctattatcattattatcttTGTCTTTTACTGAATGGTTGTCTATTGGAATAGCTGGTAAAGTTAAGTCGCTGTAAAAATAGGGTTGCAGTGAAATATATAGCTATGTTATTCAGGTTAAAAGGGAAAAAAGAGAGGCGGTGCTTAAAAGTTAAGTCACTTCCTTGATATTTTATAGCCAGTAGTCTAAAGCATTAGGGTTAGAAATGATCCTTTACCGCCTCCATCTTCCCTTCTTCACAACCTCTATATTTTCGCCGAGCATACAGTGCAAAATAGTCTATGGAAAACCTCCGATCGATGCTATCTTCTCTGTTCTCCTTCTTCCTTGCTCTTTTGGAGACAAATCTTGTGGTAAGCGCTTTCCTCATCTGCCCCCTCTTCCTTGGTTGGGATTCGTACCTTTGACCGCCGCTCTATCTTCGTTCTCTTTACTGGCGTGCCCGTCGTCTCATCTTGGCGTCGTCCGTCGTTCATCTACCGTAACCGCTCCGATAAAATAAGTTGTTCGTGAGCAAGCTCGTGAGCTCGATAAACGAGCTCGGCTTATGAGCAGCTCGTGAACAATCGAGCTGCTAAATGAGTCGAGCTCGAACAACAAATTGAGCTCGAACCGAGCTCGAAGCTCGATTTGAGCTCGATAAGAAACTCTCAAGCCAGGCCAAAGCTCAGCTCGGTTCAGCTCGTTTACAGCCCTAATTGCAACGTTGTATAATGTTGTTGTGTTCTTCTTCGGGTATGGGGGTTGGCAAAACTTGATGTCATGTGGTACAGTGTTACCGTTGTATGCACCCTCTACTGTTACAATACTAGAACGTGAGATTGTTATAGCTCATTTAGGGAATTACTACGGACACTTTATTCATTTAGATTTATCTAGTGGTTTTTCGGTACCCCTATACTAGATTACTGGTCGAGATTTCATCAGCATAGCGTAGCAGGATGGGACAACTTGTATGCTAATTGGAGAGCACAGGgggatatatatttttttgtatttttttttgtattttgttattattattgtgtttGTAATTTCATTTCAGTGATATTAcattttagtaatgtttcagtttagtaatgttacAGTTTGTTGATGTTacagtttagtaatattataGTTTATTCATGTTACAGTTCATGTTACAGTTTATTAATGTTTTAGTTGAAATGATGTTACAGTTCAGTGATGTTACAGTTCAATAATGTTAcagtttattaatgtttcagttcagtaatgttacaGTTTATTGATGTTACAGTTCAGTAATATtatagttcattaatgtttcaggtGAAATGATGTTACAGTTCAGTGATGTTacagttcagtaatgttacaGTTTATTAATGTTTTAGGTGAAATGATGTTACAATTCAGTGATGTTACAGTTCAGTAATGTTAGagtttattaatgtttcagGTGAAATGATGTTACAATTCAGTGATGTTACAGTTTATTGATGTTACAGTTCAATAATATTACAGTTtattgatgtttcagttcatttaAGATCCTCTTATCAAAAGAAACATTATTATCACACTTAATAATTATAGAAAGTACTTTAAAACTTTGGTTTAAGATATTAAGAAATTGAAAACTTTGGTTTAAGAtattaagaaattaaaaaaaaaaatcagataaatAAAACGAAATGAACAATATAATCCCTACAAATATAAGAATAAAAACTCAGAATACAGTCCCAAATCATTTGGTTAAATGCCAAGCACATATAAGGTGCTCCAATTCATCCGTCCACTTCGCCGCCTCATCCTTATTATATGGTCTAAGCGCTTCTAAAACATTTTCGGTTAGGTTAGAAAAACGAATAACCtactacaaaaagaaaaaacaaacagtcattaattaactttaattatatttgtgaaccaatataattaaaatcaaaatcactTACCATCTCACTGTTCCTACGAGTCTTAACAGTCGGTGTGGGTGTACGAATGTCGTTCATGAGACGGGAATGTGAATGACGGGTGTACCAATGCATGTACGACTCGTCGCATGCTGAAGGAGTCCGAGCGGGAGTTAACCGAGATATGTTGAGCAGTGAACCATTCGGAAACGCTCCCCAACAATTTAATGCAATCACATCTGGCACCTCAACCCGATGCCTCATACTAGACCAGGGACGCACGACATTAGAGGGCCTGAAAATCTGCTGAGGAACTGTCTGCACATACCCCAACTGGTGGATGCATCTCTCAGGCATGTAAGGCTCGATCACATCCCGGTATCATATCCATCTGGTGTATATGGTCCTTTGAGTGCGGGATACGGCACCATGACCATACGATATTCACATCACCTGCATACGTATACAACTAAATTActgtaaaagtaaattaatatattttaattgcaaAGTGGTTTATAATTAAATGGGAATTGTACCTCATCAGCCGTCAATCTATCAATCCCACGTTGAAATTCTCTCACCTGATTCTCTATCTTCTCCCTAGAGATCGATGGCCACATGGAAGCCCTAGGTACGTTAGGGTCCACTGTCACTCCCTCCCGATGAGGTCTGAAGCACGAAAAATATTAGTAAATCCATGTCTGAagaagagtcagaaaacccgtgATCTACCCACAATCTCCTTTACTAGCAATATCTAAGTGACAGTATAAGTATACTAATACAGTTGAGCCCCATGAGCATCCAAGCGCGCCATCTAGCACCTCGTGTACCTCTAGCAAACAAGCGGATCTTAAAGCAATCCGCTTTCTTAAAGCAAGGGTTTGCTACTAATTTCTCATATTGTGAAATATTTTATGCGGCTGTAAAAGAACCAACCAAATTCCGCCACGTGGAGAGTGACGAATCTTCTGGACAATTCATGCAGAAGAAACAGGAAAATTAAAATCACGGGGTCAAGGAAGCCAAAACCACTCTCTGGCTCTTTGCATTTTCCTGATTCTTTTGCCAAAATGATAGAGGTGATTTTGAACGACAGACTGGGTAAGAAGGTCAGAGTTAAATGCAACGAAGACGACACCATCGGCGATCTTAAGAAGCTCGTTGCCGCTCAGACTGGTACCCGACCCGAAAAGATTAGGATCCAGAAATGGTACACAATCTACAAGGATCACATTACCCTCCAGGATTACGAAATTCACGACGGCATGGGCCTTGAGCTCTACTACAACTGAATTCCCCTCCCCTACTGCTAGGTACTTCTCTACTTTTTTCATCCTAATTCAACATTTACTTTGCCCTATTTGTTTCTAATTTTTCCCTATGCTTTGCAGGTTTATGCTGATATTTTCTGCTAGATGCCCTATTTGAGGCTTCAGCTTTTTCGTGATTAAAAATTTCTTTTTCCAGCCAAGTACGTTTTGTGTAATTTTGCTTACTTGATCGTCCATTTAACAATCAGCTTATATATCTACATGTTCAAAACTGTTGTACTGATTTTGATGCTTTATCATTTATTTATATGCTATTTTAGTTGTTATAGTAGATCAGATAgtcttctatttatttatatcaGAGCTCTGCATACCATAGCCTTGAGCAAATTATGGATGAGTCATAAAAGGATAATGAGAACCATACATTACTATTTAATTCACTGCTATATTCGATTGGAATTTAGTTTTAGGTCAATGAAATACACCTCTAGAATCATTTAACTCTTTTTGGCAGATACTGGCTAGGGATACATGCTTTCATTTATGGGGTCAAAGCTGATAAGTTACTGTTTTAGGTGACGAAATTTAATACATGCTGTCTGTAATTATCATATTGAATAAAACTCTGAAAGAAGTTTCCAAATATTCTGTTTAATGCTGTAGGTCTTAAAAAAATACTagtgtttttctttgattttccCAATTTCATTTATGTTGCAAGCAAGGAACCCTATTCGACCCATCAGTATTGCTTAATCAACTTCAACAGAATATTTACTCATGCTGGGTTGAAACAGAACTAAGGCAGTCTTCACCTGCAATAGCTTTAGCTGTACTTCCACATCATGCTTCATTCACCTTCCCCTTTCAGTTCAAGCGTCTCCTTCTTCCATTTAAGTTCTTAAACTAACTAATGCTAATATTTCAATGGAAATAGTTCCAGTTTGGTTACATTTTTCTTGTTTAAGTGGTATATTTAGAGAGAATTCACACTGATTTTTAGTCAGGTTATCTTCAAATATCTTAAAATACTGACTCTGCATCTGAAGAAAAACTTAAAGACATTAAGAGGCAAATAAAAGAAATCAGTATACTACATTACATACTAGAAGAGGAATAAGTCCTACTACCTATCTTATCAACAATTATGTTAGATACTTAGATTATTGATTAAGAGGAAATGTCACTATTGATTTTCATCAGTTGAAGTAGGTAAAATTGCTGGATGCTATATAGCAGGTCCCCAAACTTAGAAATTAGGATTGCCTGATTTTGAATGCATTTAGTGTATTTAGTGTGTACCTACCTTCTTATGTGTTATTGTTGGGCCTCGATGCTATGGTATAGTTTCACCATATAATCACTAGGTCATAAATTTTACAGCCTCTTGCAAAAAACAGGGGAATTCTGCGTTTATTACAGCCAAATAGGCCCAAACCTTTCCTAGACTCCACATAATAGGAGCCTTTTGCACTAGGTTTTGTTATATATATGATGTAATTTGTAGAACCTCTGATGGTCAAGTCAGATTATATTGAAGggaatggtaaaaaaaaaagtaaagggAGTAGTTACCTTATCATAAATGAGAGTGTTTGTAGCTCTCAATGTGGTGAAATATCTGATCTGCCCCTTTGTCTTTGTAGCTGCTTTTGAGGGAGCGAGTGTGCCTTTGTTAGGCCAGGATGTGCTGGGCTTCCTGTGTCTAGATCCACATATGCCCCTATTCATATATCCACGTCAATCAAACACACAAtgtgcacacacacacacaggGAATTTATGTGCTCCAAAAATCATTTTGTGGTTTAATTAAGTtcaatatcttttatttttcctaAACTTAATGATTAACATGTATTACCCTTGATAAACTAAAATCTTAAATGGTTAGGAAAATGTACAGCCAAAGTAAAGATAATTCATAGATGACAAGGCATACCACATCATTCTGAGGGTTTTATCATATCTGCACTTGACTTGATAAAGTTACTCGATATCTGATATATGAATTGATATCcgaatatatatttttgataTGAGTAGGATTGCAATCTAACAACTTCATAGCTTTTGGACCAACAGTTCTTTAGATTTGCTCAATGTAGAGTAAGGAAAGTTTCTAAATGGTTAGTCTATCTCTCATTTTCCAGAGTGTTCAAGCAAGTAATGTTGAGCTTTCATTAGCTTAACTTCTCTTGGATACAGCAGCTTCGATTAGAAAAGGGGTGAACCATATATAAATTGTTAGTCTGACTGTTATATCCATGCTAGTGATTTTAGTCTACATGCAACTCAAACTTTTCACTTTTTGCATTTTAGTTGGAAATATTTAGTGTCAATACGCCATGTAATTGACCTTTTATAAttactatgttttttttttctttttcttccttcacTGTCTTTATATCAGGGCATTTGCTTTATAGTTAAGCTTCAATCATAACCGATGTCAGTCTAGGTCCACTGGTGGTCTTTAATCATGACTATTGTCCATTAGCTAATCACGCAAGACAGTTATGGAAATAGTATTTTTCactttagtttggtttgcatAATCAAATTTGGCATTCTCATTCATTATGTTGAACTTGACTAACCCCAATagataaacattaaataaaaacataatttgCATTTGGAATACGAAATTAGTTGATATTCAAAT
The window above is part of the Euphorbia lathyris chromosome 3, ddEupLath1.1, whole genome shotgun sequence genome. Proteins encoded here:
- the LOC136223450 gene encoding ubiquitin-like protein 5 translates to MIEVILNDRLGKKVRVKCNEDDTIGDLKKLVAAQTGTRPEKIRIQKWYTIYKDHITLQDYEIHDGMGLELYYN